CCTCGAGGTCCGCGACGACGCGGCGGGCTCCCGTTTCGCTGTCCAGACCGTCGTAAGCGCCGGAAGCGGTCATCAGCCCGGGGCCCGTCCAAGCCTCTTCGAGCGGCTCTTGATGTGGCGCGCCGGGCGCGGCACCCGCGGGCAGGATCTCCTGCCGCACGGGCAGGTCCAGCGCCGCGGCGAAGGTGAAGTCGCGCTCGTCGTGGGCCGGCACGGCCATGACCGCGCCGGTGCCGTAGCCGGCCAGCACGTAGTCGGCGACCAGGATCGGCACGGCCTCGCCGTTCACGGGGTTGACGGCCGTCGCGCCCGTGGGCATGCCGGATTTTGGCCGGTCGCTGCTCTGCCGGTCCACTTCGCTCAGCCGCGCCGATTGGCGGCGGTAGGCGGCCACGCCCTCGCGGTGCTCTGCCCCGGTCAGCACGTCGACCAGCGGGTGCTCGGGAGCCAGCGCCAGGTAGGTGACGCCGAAGAGCGTGTCGGGGCGGGTCGTGAAGACGCGCAGCGCCAGCGAGCCGTCCGGCAGCCGTTCGCCGCCGCCGGTCGCCGCGGCGCCGTCGGCCGGGCGCGCAGCGAAGACGACCTCGGCGCCGTGGCTGCGGCCGATCCAGGCGGTCTGCTTCTTCTTGGTCTCCTCGGGCCAGTCCAGCGCGGGCAGGTTGTCGATCAGGCGGTCGGCGTAGCGCGTGATGCGGAAGCACCACTGCGTCAGGTTCTTGCGCACGACCTCGGACTTGCAGCGCTCGCAGACGCCGTCGTCAACCTGCTCGTTGGCCAGCACCGTCTGGCAGGAGTCGCACCAGTTGACCGGCTGCGCCGCGCGGTAGGCGAGCCCGTGTTCGAACAGGGTCAGGAAGAGCCACTGGGTCCAGGCGTAGTACTCGGGGGTGTGCGTGGCCAGCTCGCTGCGCCAGTCGTACATCGGCCCCAGCGTGCGCAGTTGCTCACGGATGAAGGTGATGTTCTCGGTCGTGTGCGCGCCGGGGTGGACGCCGCACTTGATGGCGAAGTTCTCCGCCGGCAGGCCGAAGCTGTCGAAGCCGACCGGCTGGAAGACGTTGTCGCCGCGCTGGCGCCGGTAGCGGGCCCAGGTGTCGGCCGGCACGTAGTTGTACCAGTGGCCGAGGTGGAGCTTGTCGCCCGACGGGTAGGAGAACATGCTCAGGCAGTAGCACTTGGGCTTGTCGGAGTTCCAGTCCACCTGGTCGTGGCCGGTGCGGGCCCAGTGCTCGCGCCAGCGCTGCTCGATTTCCTGGAACGCGTAGTCGGCCATGATCCGTCGATCCTCCGGCCGGCGATGCGGGGTCGCCGGGGATGGCTGGTCTGTGGGCGTTGGGGCGGCGCGGATCCGCGCGCCTCGGTCGCGCAACTCTAACCGCACGGCTCCCGCCGCGCCACTCCCAATCGGCGGCGTCCGGCGTGTCGCCGCGCGTCGACGCGCGCGGGATCAGAGGACCCCGGCGGTCACCTCCAGCCGCAGCCCGTCCCCGCCCGGCGCGAAGCGCACCGCGGCGACGTCGAAGCGGAACTCCGCCACGTCGCGGGCCGGGTTCGCCGCGAGCCAGGCCCGGGCGGCCAGCCGCAGCCGCCGCAGCTTGCGAGCGTCGACCGCCGCGGCCGGCGAACCCCAGCCGTCTCCGCGCCGGGTCTTGACCTCGACGAAGACCAGCAGGGGCCCGCGCCGCGCGACGAGGTCCACCTCGCCGCGGGCGGCGCGGAAGCGCCGCTCGAGGATCGTGAAGCCTTCGGCGGCGTACCACAGCGCCGCGATCTCCTCGCCACTGCGGCCGAGCGCCGCGGCGTCGGCGTGCCTGTTCATGGCCACCTCCCGCCGCCGCGGCAGCAGGAAGCCTACCAGAGGGAGCCCTGCCGCAGCAGGGCGACCGGAGCGAAGGTCCGGCGGTGCAGGGGGCAGGGGCCCAGACGCTGCAGGGCCGCGAGGTGGTCGGCGGAGCCGTAGCCCTTGTGGCCGGCGAAGCCGTAGCCGGGGTGGCGGGCGTCCAGATCGACCATCAGCCCGTCGCGCACGACCTTCGCGATGATCGAGGCGGCGGCCACCGCGGCGCTGAGGCCATCGCCGCCCACCAGGCAGGCGGCGGGGCAGTCCAGCGGCGGCGCCTGGTTGCCGTCGACCAGCACCAGGTCGGGCCGGACGCGCAGACGCGCCACGGCGGTCGCCATGGCGCGCAGGCTGGAGCGCAGGATGTCGGTGTGTTCGATCTCGCGGGGCCAGGCGGCCTCCGCCTGCCAGTCCAGCGCCTCGCGGACGATGTCCCGGTAGAGCGCCTCGCGACGGCGGGCGGTCAGCCGCTTGGAATCGTCCAGCGCCTCGGGGGCCCAGCCCGGCGGCAGCACCACCGCCGCGGCCACCACGGGGCCGGCCAGGCAGCCGCGCCCGGCTTCGTCCGTGCCGGCGAGCACCAGGGCCCCGCCCGCCCGCGAGGGGTCGGCGGCGCGTTCGCGGTCGAAGGCGGCCAGCAGGGCGCCGCGACCGCTCACTTCCGGCCGAACTGCTTCTCGCGGATGCGGGCCTTCTTGCCGGTCAGCTCGCGCAGGTAGTAGAGCTTGCTGCGGCGGATCCGGCCGCGGCGCACCAGCTCGATCCCGGCGAGGTTCGGGCTCTCGATCGGCAGCACGCGCTCGACGGCCACGCCGTTGGAGATCTTGCGCACGGTGATCGAGGCCTCGTTCGCAGAACCCTGGCGGGCGATGACGACACCCTCGTAGTTCTGGATGCGGGTCTTGCCGCCCTCGGTGATGTTCATCCGGCAGCGGATCGTGTCGCCGATGCTGAACACCGGCAGGTCCGTGCGCAGCTTCTCGGTGCGGATCGTGTCGACGATGTTGCTCATCGCAGCCTCCTGGTCGTACCCGCCGGCGTCGGGCCGGGGGGCGGGGTCCGCGGACCCCTTCGTGTCTCGCCGTCTTCCCGTGTCTCGCCGTCGACCGGTAGAGGGCGGCGGCGGCGTTCCATTCGTGTTTCGTCCGTCATTCCCCGGCGCCACCGTCGCGGTCCCGCGACGGGCGCCCCCGTCCCGCGGCCAGATCGGGACGACGCTCCCGCGTGCGCTCCCGCGACCTCTCCGCGCGCCAACGCTCGATGTTGGCGTGGTGCCCCGAGATCAGGATCTCGGGCACCGCCAGCCCGCGGTACTCCGGCGGCCGGGTGTACCAGGGGCCTTCGAGCCCGCCGTCGAGCGCGGCGGTGAAACTATCGCTCTCGGCCGAATCGCTGTTGCCCAGCACCCCGGGCAGCCGGCGCACCAGAGCGTCGATCACCACGAGCGCGGGCAGTTCCCCGCCGGTCAGCACGTAGTCCCCGATGGAGACCTCGCGCGGCCGCAGCAGGTCCAGCACCCGCTGGTCGACGCCCTTGTAGTGCCCACAGACCAGCACCAGTTCGCCGGCGGCGGCGGCCTGCGCGGCCAGTTCCAGCACCAGATCCTCGTCCAGCCGCTCCCCCTGCGCCGACATCAGCAGCACGGGCGTCGCGTCGCCGCTGCGGGCGGCCTCGACGGTCTCGACCACCGGCGGGGCCATCAGGACCATCCCGGCGCCCCCCCCGTAGGGTGCGTCGTCGACCGTCCCGTGGCGGTCCACCGCGCGGTCGCGGATGTCCAGGACCTCGTAGGTCACCTGCCCCTGCCGCTCGGCCCGCCCCAGGATGCTGGTGGACAGGACCTCCCGGATCATCTCCGGGAACAGGGTGACGACCTTAATCGCCAGCGACATCGAGCAGTCCCTCCGGCGGGTCGATCACGAGCGGCCCCTGCAACTCGTCCTCGGGCCGCAGGATGGGCGCCACGGCCGGGATCAGGCACTCGCGGCCGCCCCGCGGGACGACCAGCACGAACCCGGCGCCGTAGGTGCGCACGTCGTCGACCT
This is a stretch of genomic DNA from bacterium. It encodes these proteins:
- the leuS gene encoding leucine--tRNA ligase, coding for MADYAFQEIEQRWREHWARTGHDQVDWNSDKPKCYCLSMFSYPSGDKLHLGHWYNYVPADTWARYRRQRGDNVFQPVGFDSFGLPAENFAIKCGVHPGAHTTENITFIREQLRTLGPMYDWRSELATHTPEYYAWTQWLFLTLFEHGLAYRAAQPVNWCDSCQTVLANEQVDDGVCERCKSEVVRKNLTQWCFRITRYADRLIDNLPALDWPEETKKKQTAWIGRSHGAEVVFAARPADGAAATGGGERLPDGSLALRVFTTRPDTLFGVTYLALAPEHPLVDVLTGAEHREGVAAYRRQSARLSEVDRQSSDRPKSGMPTGATAVNPVNGEAVPILVADYVLAGYGTGAVMAVPAHDERDFTFAAALDLPVRQEILPAGAAPGAPHQEPLEEAWTGPGLMTASGAYDGLDSETGARRVVADLEARGFGRATVQYRLRDWLISRQRYWGAPIPIIHCPSCGEVPVPRDRLPVLL
- a CDS encoding YraN family protein, yielding MNRHADAAALGRSGEEIAALWYAAEGFTILERRFRAARGEVDLVARRGPLLVFVEVKTRRGDGWGSPAAAVDARKLRRLRLAARAWLAANPARDVAEFRFDVAAVRFAPGGDGLRLEVTAGVL
- a CDS encoding ribonuclease HII; amino-acid sequence: MSGRGALLAAFDRERAADPSRAGGALVLAGTDEAGRGCLAGPVVAAAVVLPPGWAPEALDDSKRLTARRREALYRDIVREALDWQAEAAWPREIEHTDILRSSLRAMATAVARLRVRPDLVLVDGNQAPPLDCPAACLVGGDGLSAAVAAASIIAKVVRDGLMVDLDARHPGYGFAGHKGYGSADHLAALQRLGPCPLHRRTFAPVALLRQGSLW
- the rplS gene encoding 50S ribosomal protein L19, with translation MSNIVDTIRTEKLRTDLPVFSIGDTIRCRMNITEGGKTRIQNYEGVVIARQGSANEASITVRKISNGVAVERVLPIESPNLAGIELVRRGRIRRSKLYYLRELTGKKARIREKQFGRK
- the trmD gene encoding tRNA (guanosine(37)-N1)-methyltransferase TrmD: MSLAIKVVTLFPEMIREVLSTSILGRAERQGQVTYEVLDIRDRAVDRHGTVDDAPYGGGAGMVLMAPPVVETVEAARSGDATPVLLMSAQGERLDEDLVLELAAQAAAAGELVLVCGHYKGVDQRVLDLLRPREVSIGDYVLTGGELPALVVIDALVRRLPGVLGNSDSAESDSFTAALDGGLEGPWYTRPPEYRGLAVPEILISGHHANIERWRAERSRERTRERRPDLAAGRGRPSRDRDGGAGE